The proteins below come from a single Macrobrachium rosenbergii isolate ZJJX-2024 chromosome 50, ASM4041242v1, whole genome shotgun sequence genomic window:
- the LOC136832777 gene encoding chitooligosaccharidolytic beta-N-acetylglucosaminidase-like isoform X2, translating to MRVLAAAAALIVAAVSAQDFYRLSSPYSYTCLDNFCVRQLRTEVPSYRSQAECQLTCGEYGSLLPHPTGKVELSKEGVHFNPEHFQVTKMAVPDQQVSKMLEEAVRYTKRNLHFLHPEFPSQFKTPYTEKEKVQYVRENPRQFIRQSTKFNQETPQEQTQEPEPDQTELYESWERFSPFLSEKYSPRINRHKVNMEITVNNPVNKLRLDTDESYQIDVKTTGDDTLVTIQAPTFFGARHALETFTQMIAFDESNNALMIIKDASVTDSPKFKYRGFMLDTSRNFYPKEDLMRLIDTMAHNKMNYFQWHITDAASYPMYSEHRPEMAYYGAYSSRKVYYPEDIKEIVEYARLRGISVVPEISGPAQNNAGWQWGEKNGKGRLVLCAGEKPWFEHVKEPVDGHLNPVNPEVYNILGEIYKDVVEYFDPDMMHVGGDGVSFKCWQNSNDIKEYLAANALESNSEQMFKLWNIYQNNAYTKLTEAAGPERKVTPIIHSSSFVRNYINKDNYIVQVNEPSSDPAAAQYVKDGYKVIFANLDQWRVDCLDSSWYGEKSEKCPLETPTWRNFYENSPLDNLQSIPNIRDGQTPESQALKNNVLGGIVSLYSSETDGNGLDTKAWPRVSAMAERLWSDPAKSPQGFDTKLKRLNVHRERMVARGTKANPLQPGICLLDESSCYSKEEYAARSANIPQTP from the exons ATGAGGGTcctcgcagcagcagcagcgctgATTGTGGCGGCGGTGTCCGCTCAAGATTTCTACCGCCTCTCTTCGCCTTATTCATACACCTGCCTTGACAACTTCTGCGTCAGGCAGCTGCGCACGGAGGTCCCCTCTTATCGGTCACAGGCAGAATGTCAACTCACGTGTGGGGA GTATGGATCTCTGCTGCCACATCCAACTGGCAAGGTAGAATTGTCAAAGGAAGGAGTTCACTTCAACCCTGAACACTTCCAAGTGACAAAGATGGCTGTTCCTGATCAACAAGTCTCAAAAATGCTGGAGGAAGCCGTTCGTTACACTAAAAGAAACCTTCACTTCCTTCACCCAGAATTCCCAAGCCAGTTCAAAACTCCctacactgaaaaagaaaaagtccaaTATGTCAGAGAAAACCCA AGGCAGTTCATTCGGCAGTCAACCAAGTTCAACCAAGAAACTCCCCAGGAGCAAACCCAAGAACCTGAGCCTGATCAGACCGAACTCTACGAGAGCTGGGAGCGATTCTCCCCCTTCCTGAGTGAGAAATACAGTCCTAGAATCAACCGACACAAGGTTAACATGGAAATTACCGTTAACAACCCTGTGAACAAGCTTCGCCTGGACACTGACGAAAGTTACCAAATTGATGTCAAA ACCACTGGCGATGACACTCTGGTGACGATCCAGGCTCCTACTTTCTTCGGTGCTCGTCATGCCCTTGAAACATTCACACAAATGATTGCATTTGATGAATCCAACAATGCTCTTATGATTATTAAAGATGCATCAGTGACAGATTCACCAAAATTCAA GTACCGTGGCTTCATGCTAGACACCAGTCGCAACTTCTATCCTAAGGAAGATTTGATGCGCCTCATTGATACAATGGCCCATAACAAAATGAACTACTTCCAATGGCACATTACTGACGCTGCCTCTTACCCCATGTACTCTGAGCACCGCCCCGAAATGGCATATTACGGCGCATACTCATCCAGAAAGGTTTACTACCCTGAGGACATCAAGGAGATTGTTGAATATGCTAGG CTCCGTGGTATCAGTGTTGTCCCAGAGATATCTGGACCAGCACAGAACAATGCAGGTTGGCAGTGGGGAGAAAAGAATGGCAAAGGACGACTTGTCTTATGTGCAGGAGAG AAGCCATGGTTTGAACATGTAAAAGAACCTGTAGATGGACACCTCAATCCAGTTAATCCTGAAGTGTACAACATCCTCGGAGAGATCTACAAGGATGTAGTAGAATACTTTGACCCAGATATGATGCATGTTGGAGGAGATGGT GTGAGCTTCAAGTGCTGGCAAAATTCTAATGACATCAAAGAATACCTAGCTGCAAATGCCCTAGAGTCCAACAGTGAGCAAATGTTTAAACTATGGAACATCTACCAGAACAACGCATATACCAAGTTAACTGAAGCTGCAGGTCCAGAGAGAAAAGTCACCCCAATCATCCATTCTTCATCATTTGTTCGCAACTACATTAACAAAGATAACTATATCGTTCAAGTCAATGAACCTAGCTCTGATCCTGCCGCTGCCCAGTATGTAAAAGACGGTTATAAGGTTATCTTCGCCAACCTTGACCAGTGGAGAGTAGACTGTCTTGACTCATCCTGGTATGGTGAGAAATCAGAAAAGTGCCCTCTGGAAACCCCAACATGGCGAAACTTCTATGAAAACAGTCCCCTTGATAACCTGCAATCTATTCCAAATATCAGGGATGGACAAACTCCAGAAAGTCAAGCACTAAAGAATAATGTGCTTGGTGGAATTGTTTCACTGTACAGTTCAGAGACTGATGGCAATGGCCTTGACACCAAGGCTTGGCCACGTGTCAGTGCCATGGCAGAGCGCCTTTGGTCTGATCCAGCAAAATCTCCCCAAGGATTTGACACGAAACTGAAGAGATTGAACGTGCACCGAGAGCGAATGGTCGCTAGAGGCACCAAAGCCAACCCACTTCAGCCAGGAATCTGCTTACTAGATGAATCATCCTGCTACAGCAAGGAGGAGTATGCTGCCCGCTCAGCCAATATCCCCCAAACACCATAA
- the LOC136832777 gene encoding chitooligosaccharidolytic beta-N-acetylglucosaminidase-like isoform X1, whose amino-acid sequence MRVLAAAAALIVAAVSAQDFYRLSSPYSYTCLDNFCVRQLRTEVPSYRSQAECQLTCGEYGSLLPHPTGKVELSKEGVHFNPEHFQVTKMAVPDQQVSKMLEEAVRYTKRNLHFLHPEFPSQFKTPYTEKEKVQYVRENPRQFIRQSTKFNQETPQEQTQEPEPDQTELYESWERFSPFLSEKYSPRINRHKVNMEITVNNPVNKLRLDTDESYQIDVKTTGDDTLVTIQAPTFFGARHALETFTQMIAFDESNNALMIIKDASVTDSPKFKYRGFMLDTSRNFYPKEDLMRLIDTMAHNKMNYFQWHITDAASYPMYSEHRPEMAYYGAYSSRKVYYPEDIKEIVEYARLRGISVVPEISGPAQNNAGWQWGEKNGKGRLVLCAGEQKPWFEHVKEPVDGHLNPVNPEVYNILGEIYKDVVEYFDPDMMHVGGDGVSFKCWQNSNDIKEYLAANALESNSEQMFKLWNIYQNNAYTKLTEAAGPERKVTPIIHSSSFVRNYINKDNYIVQVNEPSSDPAAAQYVKDGYKVIFANLDQWRVDCLDSSWYGEKSEKCPLETPTWRNFYENSPLDNLQSIPNIRDGQTPESQALKNNVLGGIVSLYSSETDGNGLDTKAWPRVSAMAERLWSDPAKSPQGFDTKLKRLNVHRERMVARGTKANPLQPGICLLDESSCYSKEEYAARSANIPQTP is encoded by the exons ATGAGGGTcctcgcagcagcagcagcgctgATTGTGGCGGCGGTGTCCGCTCAAGATTTCTACCGCCTCTCTTCGCCTTATTCATACACCTGCCTTGACAACTTCTGCGTCAGGCAGCTGCGCACGGAGGTCCCCTCTTATCGGTCACAGGCAGAATGTCAACTCACGTGTGGGGA GTATGGATCTCTGCTGCCACATCCAACTGGCAAGGTAGAATTGTCAAAGGAAGGAGTTCACTTCAACCCTGAACACTTCCAAGTGACAAAGATGGCTGTTCCTGATCAACAAGTCTCAAAAATGCTGGAGGAAGCCGTTCGTTACACTAAAAGAAACCTTCACTTCCTTCACCCAGAATTCCCAAGCCAGTTCAAAACTCCctacactgaaaaagaaaaagtccaaTATGTCAGAGAAAACCCA AGGCAGTTCATTCGGCAGTCAACCAAGTTCAACCAAGAAACTCCCCAGGAGCAAACCCAAGAACCTGAGCCTGATCAGACCGAACTCTACGAGAGCTGGGAGCGATTCTCCCCCTTCCTGAGTGAGAAATACAGTCCTAGAATCAACCGACACAAGGTTAACATGGAAATTACCGTTAACAACCCTGTGAACAAGCTTCGCCTGGACACTGACGAAAGTTACCAAATTGATGTCAAA ACCACTGGCGATGACACTCTGGTGACGATCCAGGCTCCTACTTTCTTCGGTGCTCGTCATGCCCTTGAAACATTCACACAAATGATTGCATTTGATGAATCCAACAATGCTCTTATGATTATTAAAGATGCATCAGTGACAGATTCACCAAAATTCAA GTACCGTGGCTTCATGCTAGACACCAGTCGCAACTTCTATCCTAAGGAAGATTTGATGCGCCTCATTGATACAATGGCCCATAACAAAATGAACTACTTCCAATGGCACATTACTGACGCTGCCTCTTACCCCATGTACTCTGAGCACCGCCCCGAAATGGCATATTACGGCGCATACTCATCCAGAAAGGTTTACTACCCTGAGGACATCAAGGAGATTGTTGAATATGCTAGG CTCCGTGGTATCAGTGTTGTCCCAGAGATATCTGGACCAGCACAGAACAATGCAGGTTGGCAGTGGGGAGAAAAGAATGGCAAAGGACGACTTGTCTTATGTGCAGGAGAG CAGAAGCCATGGTTTGAACATGTAAAAGAACCTGTAGATGGACACCTCAATCCAGTTAATCCTGAAGTGTACAACATCCTCGGAGAGATCTACAAGGATGTAGTAGAATACTTTGACCCAGATATGATGCATGTTGGAGGAGATGGT GTGAGCTTCAAGTGCTGGCAAAATTCTAATGACATCAAAGAATACCTAGCTGCAAATGCCCTAGAGTCCAACAGTGAGCAAATGTTTAAACTATGGAACATCTACCAGAACAACGCATATACCAAGTTAACTGAAGCTGCAGGTCCAGAGAGAAAAGTCACCCCAATCATCCATTCTTCATCATTTGTTCGCAACTACATTAACAAAGATAACTATATCGTTCAAGTCAATGAACCTAGCTCTGATCCTGCCGCTGCCCAGTATGTAAAAGACGGTTATAAGGTTATCTTCGCCAACCTTGACCAGTGGAGAGTAGACTGTCTTGACTCATCCTGGTATGGTGAGAAATCAGAAAAGTGCCCTCTGGAAACCCCAACATGGCGAAACTTCTATGAAAACAGTCCCCTTGATAACCTGCAATCTATTCCAAATATCAGGGATGGACAAACTCCAGAAAGTCAAGCACTAAAGAATAATGTGCTTGGTGGAATTGTTTCACTGTACAGTTCAGAGACTGATGGCAATGGCCTTGACACCAAGGCTTGGCCACGTGTCAGTGCCATGGCAGAGCGCCTTTGGTCTGATCCAGCAAAATCTCCCCAAGGATTTGACACGAAACTGAAGAGATTGAACGTGCACCGAGAGCGAATGGTCGCTAGAGGCACCAAAGCCAACCCACTTCAGCCAGGAATCTGCTTACTAGATGAATCATCCTGCTACAGCAAGGAGGAGTATGCTGCCCGCTCAGCCAATATCCCCCAAACACCATAA